In Natronococcus sp. AD-5, the genomic window ACGGGATGTCGTCGTAGGCGTTCTCGATCCAGGCCATCGACACGGGCAGGTTCTCGCCGCGGGCCCACTCGAACACGTCGCGGGGACCGAAGCCCTCGATCTTGCAGATTTCCCGCACGAAGTCCTCGTCGAAGTCCATCGCGAGTTTGCGCTTTAGCCCCTCCTTGAACATCCGCTCGAAGTCGAGCGTGCTGTCGGGTCCGGTGCGGGTGAGGTCGGTGTAGGGGCCTTCCTTCTCCTCGACGACCTTCTTGCCCTTCGGATCGAGGTCGAGTCCGAGCTCCTCGTCGAGCTCCTGGGCGAACTCCTCGGGGTCCATCTCGTAGTACTCGTGCTCGCCGCCGCCCTCCTCGCCGGGTTCGTCGCCGTCGCCGTCTTCGCCCGGCTGGGGCTGCGGCTGGCCGACCGGCTGGCCGACGTCGGGGGTGCCGCCGTCGCCCTGCCCGACGCCGCCCTGGTCGCGCTGGTCGTACTCGAACTCCGGCAGCGAGACGATCTTGACCGGAATCTGAATCTGGTCGGATCGGCTGCCGCCGAGGTCGCCGTACTTGATGAAGTCGGCGAGGTCCTCGCGGCGCTCCTCGCCGACTTCGCGGAATCGTTCGAGGTCGTCTCTCAGTCCCATCTGTAGCACACCTGTCCCATAACGTGTCTGCTGGTCAGTTCGGCCGACGCCTCGGAGTAGTCGAAGCGGTCGACCATCGTCTCGATCGTTCGCTCCTTGACCGTCTCGGTCTCCGTCCCGCTCGGCGGGTCGTCCCACTGGCGCGGGTCGAAGTCCTCGAAGGTCCGCTCGACGTCGTCCCAGTCGTGGCTCTCGAGGACGCTCTTGATCACCGGAATCGCCGCCAGGTCGACGTCCTCGACCGAGAAGTCCTCGTTGCGGTGCTCCCACGCGTGGCGGTTCAGCGACGTGATCACCTTCTCGCGGCGGAAGTTCCGCACGCTCTCGCGGGGCATGTTCCCCTCGTACTCGGCCTCGGAGAACCGACCCAGGTGCTCGACCTCGAACAGCTTCATCTTCAGCGGGTCCGGCTCGACGCGCTCGCCGCGGTCGTTGTACAGCGGCTCGTCGGTCTCCCAGGCGTAGACGTGTTCGACGTACTCGGCGACGGTCTCCTCGTCGACGCGCCTGTCGTGCATGATCGCCTCGATGACGTCCGACTCCTGCTGGTCGAAGATGTAGTTCTTCACGGGAACGACCCGGTTCTCGAACTCCGACCGTTCGCCCGTCGAGAAGACCGGCGCCTCGGAGAGCCCCTCGGCCATCGTGTTCAGCACGTCGCGGGGCATCACGACGTCCTCGACCGACAGCTCCGAGTGGTGGCGATCCCGGTCGGTCTGGAGCAGTTCCGCGAGGGTGTCCCGCGTGTAGGTGACGGGGATCCCGTGGTCGCCGTCGTTCCCGTCGCCGCCGAAGTCGAACTCGTCCTTGTCGCGGCGGGTATCGCCCTCCTGGAGGTAGCCCTGGTCGAAGATCAGCGCCTTGTCGACGAGGTCCAGCCCGTTCGGGAGGTCCTCCTCGTCCAGCCGGGTCACGACGGCGTACAGCGCCGCCGCCTCGATCGCGTGCGGGGCGAACTCCCGCGTTCGCGGCTCGCCGTCGCGGTTCTTGACCGTCACCGCCACCGGCTCGCGGATGCGCTCGGCCAGGTCGTCGTACCGATCGGCCTCCCAGACCTCCGTCTCGTTGGTCAGCTCCCGGCGGATGAGCTCGGACTCGAGGCTCAGATTCGTTAGGTAGCCGAACTGGTGCCTGTCGAGTCGGCGCTTGAGCGCCTTCAGCGGGTCCATCCCGTTGCGGTCGGCGTGCTGGTTGAGCTGGGCCTCGAGGTCGGGGTTGGAGATGATCAGCATCTGCGTGTCGACGTCCATCCCGATCCCCTGGTCGAGCTTCACCGACTGCTCGTCGGGGACGTTCAGCAGCTTCTGCAGCAGGTCGGCGTGCTGGGCCGCGTCCTCGACGATCGAGAGGACGCCGTTCCCCTGCGACAGCACGCCGTCGTAGCTGAACGCCTGCGGGTTCTTCCGCCCCCGCGAATCGAGTTCCTGGAGCATCCCGTGCATCCACGAGCCGACGAGCCGTTCCTTCGGACGGCCGTCGTCCTCGCTGTGGAGGACGCCGACGCCCTGTCCGACGTCGACGACGTAGTTCTTCACGCGAAGGTGCTGGTCGTCGGTGATCGCCGAGAACAGGGCGTCTTTCCCCTCTCGACGGTAGTACTCCTCGAGGTAGTCGTAGGCTTCCCGGGAGAACGGATCCAGCGCCGCGTCGACCCGGACGGGGACGTGGTCCTCGAGGCCGTCGTTCAGTTCATCGAGGAGGTCCTCGCGGATCCCGTCGGGGAAGACGGAGAGCGGGTGGGCCTGGACGGGGCTCTCGTACCAGTGCGTATCGTCCGCGGCTGTCGGATCGATGCCGTAGCTCAAGCTGCGGTCCTCGACGTCCGCGGTGGTCACGTTCCACTCGACGGTGTACCGACGTCCTTCGGGCGTCTTCGAGTACTCGCGCAGCCCGTTGACCAGACAGCGCTTGAGCTCCGACTTGCCGGTCGCCGTCGGTCCCTCGAACCAGATGATCTTTTCGTCTTTCGCCCGACCCGCGGCGATCGAACGCAGGTCGTCGACGAACTGGTTCAGCACCTCGGTGTTGCCGAGGATGGCGTGTTCGCCGTCGTTGTGCGGATCGTCGAAGAACCGGTACCGTTCTTTCTCCTCGCCCTCCTCGACCACCGTTCGCGTGCCGGCGGCTTCGATCGCCTCGAGCAGGTACTTCGAAGCGTGGGAGGCGATCGTGGGGTTCTCGAAGACGCGATCGACGTAGGTAGCGAGGGTCATCGGCTCCTCGTAGGTCTCCTCCAGGGTGCGGTCGGCCTCGCTGACGTAGTCGCGTCCGGTCATGTTAGTCTTCCATCTCGGCTTTGGCGACCTCCGCGCCAGCGAACTCGAGCACTTCCTTGGCCCCGTCCTCGGAGTAGCCCTGCTCCATCAGCGCGTCGATCCACGCGGAGCGCTCCTCGTCGTCGAACTCGTTGGCCGACACCAGCGCCGAGAAGTTGATGTTGTGCTTCTTGTCCTCCCAGAGCTTGCGCTCCAGGGCGCGGCGCAGCCGTTCGTTGTCCTGCGGGTTGAACGCCTCGCCCTCGCGGGCGCGCCGGGAGACCCAGTTCGAGACCTCCTGGCGGAAGTCCTCCTTGCGGTCTTCCGGCACCGCGAGTTTCTCCTCGACCGAGCGCAGGAACGTCTCGTCGGGCTCCTGCTCGCGGCCCGTGAGTTCGTCCTCGATCGTGTCGTCGTCGATGTAGGCCATCACGTGATCCATGTACTTCTCGCCCTGGCGCTGGATTTCGTCGATGTCGTAGGCCAGCGCGTGGCGGACGTCCTCGATGGCGCGCTCGCGGTACTCCTCGCGGACCGTCTCGAGGTACCGGTAGTACGTCTCGAAGTTCTCCTCGGGGATGGAGCCGTGGTGCTCCAGGTTCTCCTCGAAGAAGTTGAACACCGTCAGCGGCGAGAGGAAGCCCCGAGAGCGGTGCTTGGAGTCCATGATCGCCTCGGCGATCTCGTCGCCGATGAAGCGGGGTGAGACGCCGACCATCCCCTCGCCGATCTCCGCTTTCTGTTCGGCTTCTTCGCGGAGCTTCTTGGGGTCGATGTCGTCGCCTTCGTCGATCTCGCCGTTGTACGCCTTGGCCTTCGAGAGCAGGTCGACGGTCTCGGTGTCGGGTTCCTCGATCCGGGTGAGCACGCCGAAGAGGCCGGCCATCTCGAGCGTGTGCGGCTCGACGTTGATGTCGGGGACGTCGGCGTTGTTCAGCATCTTGTCGTAGATGAGCGCCTCGTCCTCGTAGGAAAGGACGTACGGGAAGTCGATCCGCTTGGTGCGGTCGTTGAACGCTTCCATCTTCTCGTCGCCCTTCTTGTCCTTGTACTCGGGCATGTTCGTCCGCCCGACGATCACCTGGTCGATGTCGATCCGCGGGTTGTTCTTCGGCTTGATCGTCTGCTCCTGGGTGGCGTGTAAGAAGTCGTAGAGGAACTCGCGCTGGAGCTTCAGCAACTCCTCGCCGGAGAAGACGCCGCGGTTCGCGTTACAGAACGCCCCCGAGTAGTCGAACGCGCGGGGGTCGCTCTCGCCGTAGATGGCGATCTTCGAGTAGTTGACGTCCCCCGTCAGTTCGGTCTCGTCCTGGTTCTTCTTGTCCTTGGGTTCGAACGTCTCGAGACACTGGCGCTTGTTCTCGTCGGCGACCAGCCGGATGATCTCGACGTGGTTTTCCAAGACCTGCTGGAGGTCGTCCTCGTAGTAGGCGAGCAGCCTGTCCATGTAGAACTCGCTCTCCGGATCCAGCGCCTGCTCGTTCTGGATCGTGTACGGCGCATCGAGGTTGCCGTTCAGGTCGTCAATCACCCGCTGGCGCTGCTCGAGCGGGAGCAAGACGAGCGGATCCTGGTTCATCGGCGACCGAACGGTGTCGTCGGCCGGATCCTGGTCCTGAATGACGTCGCAGAGGTTGGTCCACCGGAAGGTGTACATCCGCCCCTCCTCGCGGAGCGTGTAGTCCTCGAGGTACTTGCGGACCTGCTTGTCGAAATGGGATTTCCCCGAACCGACCGGCCCGAGCAGGAGCTTGATCCGCCGTTCGGGACCGAGCCGTCGAGCGCCCGATTTCACCTTGTTGACGAACTCGTGGATCGACTGGTGGATCACCTTCCCGTAGAAGGTGTTCTCCCCGTCGCCGAGCGGATCCACGGAGGCGAGTTCGTACTCCACCACCCCTTCGGTCTCGTCGTAGGCGGTGCCGTAGTAATCGAACATGTCCGCGACCCGCTGGTGTGCGTTACGAGTGATCTTCGGATCCTCGTAGCACTCTTCGAGGTACCAGTCGAAGGACTTGGTCTCCCGCAGGTCCGCGGGCATCGATTCTTTGTAATCCGTACTGAGCTTCTCGAGCGTCTCGATGTCACCGTTCATGGTATCATTGCCAGTTGCGGTCTCCCCCGTCGTCGGTTAGTATCGGAGTTGACGTCGTTCGACCAGCCGCGGCATCGCACGGCCGGACCGTCGGAATCCGCCGTGCCGCATCAGCCCGACACGAACTCCGCGCGCTCGGTGCTCCCGGTGAGCCGGCTCGCGGAGAGCGCGAACCAGTGCGGGCGGCGTCGATGTGCCATGCCATGTGTGATCTATCACCACTCGACGTCGCGCGAGAACCGGGGTACCGGTCTCGGACGGCGGTGCGCCGGGGACGGGCGCAGAGTGGATCGGTCCGGCGAACGGATACCGATAGTATTTAATGAGTGAGTAATCCAGCTACTTAAAGTTGGCCCCAAAAGATATTTATCAGGACATTATTTCGTTCGGTGATCCGGCGAACATACCGGCGGTGATTGGTATCACGTACCACGAAGGGCCGTCGGCAAAATAAATCATTTGCCTGCAATCCACGCGTCCGCTGGGGCGCGCTCGTTAATCGAATCTTACAGATCTCCTACCGGACGTATCGTGGACGGCGCATCCGGCGTGCGCTGGGGGAACGACCGGCTCGGTTCGAGAGCGACGACGCTGATTTAGGGACGCCGTCCCTACCGCCGGGCATGACCGAACTCGAGTCGCTCCCCGACGCCTGGGAGGTCTGGTCGGCCGGCGACGACGGCCGCCTGGTGCTCGCGTACCGACCGGACGTGTTTAACGGGGAGGCGTTTCCCGCGGCCTGTCTGCCGACGCTGTACCTGACCCACGGCAAGCGAACCCGGCGGCCGGGGACCAACCCGACCGACCGCACGCTCGAAGACGACTGGTTCGTGACGCTCTACCTCGAGCCCGACGTCTCGCTGAACGACACCCACCGGTTCGAGACGCGTGCAGAGGGGGTCGAGTGCACGCTCGAACTCGCCCGGCAGTTCGATAACGGCGAGATCGACTACCGCGACCTGTACCAGGTGCCGCGCGAACGGTACTTCGAGCGGCTCGACGAACTCACCGGGTCAGGGGCGGAGTCGTAACTCGAGCCCGGCCGATCTTCTTCGACCGCGGGGACGTGAGGCTTAACCAGCGCTGGCGACTACCGGTTCGTATGTCGACTGTCACCCTCGTCGGATCCCGCCTGGCCGAGCCGGGAACCGAGTTCGTCTACCACGGCGAGGCCGACGGCTGCGCCGGCTGTCCGTACCGAAGCCAGTGTCTCAACCTCTCGACCGGAACCAAGTACCGCGTCACGTCCGTCCGCGAAAACGCCCAGACGCTCGAGTGCGCCATGCACGACGGCGGGGTTCGCGCCGTCGAGGTCGAACCCGTCACCGTCCGCGCGAACATCACCACGAAGGGGGCGTTCGCGGGGAGCAAAACGAGCCTCCCCGGCCCCTGCCCGTACGTCGAGTGTCCGAGCCACGAGTACTGCGAACCCGACGGCGCGGCGTTCGACGAGGAGTACCGCATCCAGGAGATCGTCGGCGATCCGCCGCACGACGTCTGTCACCTCGACCGCTCGCTGGAACTGGTCGAACTCGAGACGGAGGAGTGACGACGCGATCGAAAACCGAGATCACGCCTCGAGGGCGTCCTCGTCGAGCCAGCTGTCGGCCCAGCAGGCGATCTCGTCGAAGACGGGTTCGAGCGACTCGCCTTTCTCGGTGAGGCTGTAGTAGGTGGCGATCGGCGCGTCCTCCTCGAGGCGACGTTCGACGAAGCCCATCTCGCCGAGGTCGTCGAGTACGCGCGAGAGCGTGCGCGCGTTGGCGCCGGTCGCCCGTTTGAGTTCGTTGAACCGGTGTTCGCCGTCGAGCAGCGTGTGGAGGACGGCCAGTCGCCACTGGGAGCCGATCTGTTCGAGCGATTCGACGACCGGACAGGCGGCGTCGCGGTCCTGATGCCGACTCGAGGATCCGGGGGAAACCATCGTGGGAATCTACTCGGTCGTACGGTGCGACCCGCTATACCAGTTCGGATCCGAACCAGCTAACATTCGATTACCGGCGGCGTGCGGCGACGCTCACCGAGTCCCTTCCTGCTCCTCGAGGAGCGTTTCGATCCGCTCGAGCGACCGGAGACCGACGGGCGCGTAGCCGGACGCGCGCAGCGGAAATTCGAAGACGAGCCGGCAGCGCCGCTCGCCGAGATCGTCCACGCGGTGGCCGGTCGCGGGCAGACGGGCGACCCGCCACGTCCAGCGGTAATCCGCACAGGAGGTGATCTCGAACGGGAGCCAGACGCCGGGGATGTTCACTCGCCCGGTCGTGCCCGTCCGAACCCGTCGATCCGTCGCTTCGACGCCGGTGATGACCGGCGACCACTCCGGCCACCGCCGCGTGTCGACGAGCAGCTCCCAGACCTCTTCCGGCGGGGCGGGGAAGACGTGGGAGGCCTCGAGTCGGCGGCCGTCCGGGGTCGACGCGACCTGGAGCCGAGTCATGGCGGCTAGTAGGCGGACGAGGGTTAAGGGCGTTCGTCCGCCGTCTTCACCTCGCGGGCGCGTGATGCCGCCTCTAAAAGTGACGTGAATCGAGACCGTCGCGTCGGTTGCCGGGCCACGTACTGTTTTTTCGGTCCGGTTCGTACGCGCCGGCATGGAGTATACGACGCTCGGAGACACGGGCATGGAAGTCAGCCGACTCTGCCTCGGCTGTATGAGCTTCGGCTCGAGCGACTGGCGCGAGTGGGTTCTGGAAGACGAGGAGAGCAAGGAGATCATCGACCGCGCGATCGACCTCGGGATCAACTTCTTCGACACGGCGAACATGTACTCGCGAGGCGAGTCCGAGCGGATCCTCGGCGAGGCGCTGGAGGGCCACCGCGAGGAGTCGGTCGTCGCGACGAAAGTGTACCACCAGATGCGCGAGGACGACCCGAACTCCCAGGGACTCTCCCGGAAGGCCGTCGAGCAGGAACTCGCGGCCAGCCGTGAACGGCTCGGGATGGAGACGATCGATCTCTACCAGATCCACCGGTGGGATTACGACACGCCGGTCGAGACGACGATGCGGGCATTAGACGACGCGGTTCGACGCGGCCACGTTCGGTACGTCGGCGCGTCCTCGATGTGGGCTCACCAGTTCGCCGAATCGCTGCACGCGAGCGATCGGCTGGATCTCGAGCGGTTCGTCACGATGCAGAACCACTACAACCTCGTGTACCGCGAGGAGGAACGCGAGATGCTCCCGCTGTGTGAGAAGGAAAACGTCGGCGTGATTCCCTGGTCGCCCCTCGCACGCGGGTATCATCACGCGCCCGCACGCGGAGATCGACGCGACGAAACGCGGCGAGACGGAAGAGCACATGTACGACCACCCCTACCGCGAGGGCGGCGGTCGGGAGATCAACGAGCGCGTCGCCGAGATCGCCGCCGAGAAGGGCGTGACGATGGCCCAGATCGCCCTCGCCTGGCTGTTACACAAAGAGTGGGTCGACGCCCCGATAGTCGGAACCACGAGCGTCGAACACCTGGAACAGGCCGTCGAGGCGCTCGAGATCTCGCTGTCGGCCTCGGACATCGCGTACCTCGAGGAGCCGTACGAGCCCGTTCCGGCGTCGGGTCACAGCTGAGGGGGGTCACGAGAGGGGAGATCCGGCTACGGAGCGTCGGCGTCGGTCTCCAGCTCCCACCCCTCTTGCGTGTAAGCCATCTCCCAGAATCGGTGCTCGAGCTTCGCGCTCGTCAGGAACGCCTGCTCCATCGCCTCGCGCTCACCGGGGTAGCGCTCGCCGCAGCGATCGACGAACGTCCGCATCCAGTCGACGGCCTCGCGGAACTCCTCGCTGGTGTACTTCTCGATGAACGGCGTGTAGCGGTGGTCCCCGTCGGCGAGGTCGGCCATGTACTCGGCGATATCGAGGTATCCCTGTCCGCAGGGGTAGATCGCGGCGGCGATCGCCGCGAGAGATCCCTCGTGGGCCGTCCGCACGAGGAAGTTCGTGTACGCGACGCAGGTCGGCGCCTTCTCGACGGTCTCGAGTTCCGCCGGCGCGATGCCGTAGTCGGCGGCGAACTCCCGGTGGAGATCCATCTCGAAGTCGAGGATCTCGTGGGCGACGCCGAAGAGGTGCGTCATCGTCTCCTCGTCGCGGGCTTTCGACCCCGCGATCGCGAACACGCGGGCGTAGTCCAGAAGGTACCGGTAGTCCTGGCGGACCCAGTGGAGAAACGCCGCCTCTTCGAGCGTCCCCGCAGCGAGTTCGCGGACGAACGGGTGGTTTTTCTGTGCGTCCCAGATCGGTTCTCCTCCCTCGAGAAGGCGGTCGCTGAATGCCATCGATCGGGGGTATCAGGCGGTGGTACAACTATGTTGTGGGTCGTATCGGCCGAGAGACAACCGGCGACGACTCGAGTCAGGAGAACCGCGCGGCGATGTCGGCCTCGGTGATGATGCCGACGGTCTCGCCCGCTTCGGTGATCATCACGGCCTTGTAGTGCTCGAGCAGGTTGCTGATCTCGTCCAGCGTGGCGTCTTTCGATACCGTCGGGAAGCTCTCGCTCATGTGCTCTTCGATCGGTTCGTCGCGCGCCTCGGAGTCGAGGTGGACGAGGTCGCTCTGACTGATCGATCCGACGGGGATGCCGTTCTGGATGACCGCGAGCTGCGAGTAGGCTTCCGCTTCCATCTTGCGGGCGGCCTCGCTGACGGGGTCGTCCGGCGCGACGCTCACGACCGCTTCGTTCATGAGGTTCGCCGCGCGGACGACGTCGCTTTCGGCCTTCTCGAGCGCGTTGACGATCCGCCGCAGGGTCGAGAGGCGCGGATCGACGTCGCCGCCCTCGATCCGGGCGATCAGCGGCTGGGAGACCTCGGCCTTGTCGGCGAGCTCGCTCTGGGTCAGCCCGAGTTCGGTACGGCGCTGGCGGAGATCCGCTGGCGTCGGGAGTTCCATACGGACCAATAACTGCGGGTTATAGAAAGGTGTTTGGGTGCCGTCGAATCCGGCGGCGGCGGTTACTCGTCGTCCGGCGTCTCGACGATTTCGACGACGGAAAGCGGGACGTCGCGCAGCGCGCCGCCGACCTCGCTCTTCGCGATCCGAGAGGCGTGTTCTTCGCCGTCGGCGTTGAACACCTCCATCTCGAGCGCCAGCCCGACGAGCGCGGTGTCGGCGGCGACGAAGGCGGAATCGAACGGTTCGCCGCAGGCCGGACAGCCCGTTGCGCCGACCTCGACTTCCACGTAGTCCATGTTCTCGCTATTGAGTCGTTTGCCGGCCTCGCTGACGGCGACGCCGATCGCGTCGTCGATCTCCTCGACGTCACGAACCAACCATGCTGCTTCCATCGCGACGAGATAGTTGCCCATACGTGGTGGTCGTTCCGGGGGGTTTCCTGCTTTGCGGTTCCGGTCGCCGCGCGTGACCGTCGACCGGGACGCGGCGCGCACGCGAACCCGATGATGCGCATAAGTTACGAGAATCGGGCACGTCGATTCGAGTGGGGATAGTCGGATCTCGGCTCGAACTCGCACTGAGTTGTTGCTTCCACAAGCCAGGTTGAACCGCAAGCGGGCGTCGACCCAAATCTTGATGTACGATAATTATGAATGCCGCGTTTCAAGAAGACATATATACGACCTCGGTCTGACCATCGGGTGAACGTCGATGAAATCCCGCGTGTACCGCGCGATGCTGCTCGCACTGTACCAGTTCTGTATTGTGGTCGGCATCATCGCGATGCCCGTCGCAATGGCCACCCGCCGGATCGGGTTCACCCTCCCCCTCCACCGACTGATCGAGAACGTCGGCGAGGCCTACGAAGCCGCACAGCCGGACTGAACTGACGATCGTCCCTCGTTTCGTCGCAAACCGGTGAGCCGCCGGTATCGTCGTCCGCCGTCGTGACGAGCGAGAGCGAACGCGGTCCCGCTCTCGAGCGGCGTCCCCGGCCGGCGAAAGCGGAAACGACGGTTGTGACCGCCGGTGTTTTATATGGTCCCGGTCGTAAGCTTCGGGCAATGCGTACGCCTACTCACGACTCGGACTTCTCCAGGACGAGCAGCCAACTGTCGGCCGACATGAACCCGTACGAGCCGGAAGTCGGGTCGCTGCCGCAGAACGATCTCTCGCGTGCCGACCTCGACAACGTCAACAAGACCGGCACGACGACGATCGGCATCACGACCGCCGACGGCGTCGTCATCGCGACGGACATGCGCGCCAGCCTCGGCGGCCGGTTCGTCTCGAACAAGAACGTCCAGAAGGTCGAACAGATCCACCCGACCGGCGCGCTGACGATGGTCGGCAGCGTCGGCGGCGCCCAGTCGTTCATCTCGAGCCTTCGCGCGGAGGTCAACCTCTACGAGGCCCGCCGCGGCGAGGCGATGAGCATCGACGCGCTGGCGACGCTGGCCGGGAACTTCGCTCGCGGCGGCCCGTTCTTCGCCATCCACCCGATCCTCGGGGGCGTCGACGAGGAGGGGAGTCACGTCTACAGCATCGACCCCGCCGGCGGCGTCATGGAGGACGACTACACCGTCACCGGCTCCGGGATGCAACTGGCCTACGGACACTTAGAGCAGTCCTACGAAGAGGACATGTCCAACGAGGAGGCGAAGACGGTCGCCGCCCGCGGCATCAAGTCCGCCGCCGAGCGCGACACCGGCTCCGGTAACGGCGTCTTCCTCTGTGAGATCACCGACGAGGGCGTCGACATCCACGGCCACACCGACTTCGACGAAGTCATCTAAGGCGGCCGTCCGATCCCGTTTCTCCGCCGCCCGCTTTTCGTGCGCGAGCACCGCGGCCGGCCGCGTACGCAGCCGACGCTACCAGCAGGACGTCGCAGCGCGGTCGTCCTCGAGGTAGGATAACAATTATACCGGACGTTGTTGGGTGGTATCATATGGCGACAGGGTACAACCTCGAGGACTACGAGACGGTCCGCGAATCGTTCAGCTGGGAGAACATTTACGCCGAAGCCGACTGGGACGCGCCGGAGTCGATAAATATCGCACACGAGGTGTGCGATCGCCACGTCGCGGACGGCGATCGCATCGCGCTCCGCCAGGTCGGAGT contains:
- a CDS encoding PrkA family serine protein kinase; protein product: MTGRDYVSEADRTLEETYEEPMTLATYVDRVFENPTIASHASKYLLEAIEAAGTRTVVEEGEEKERYRFFDDPHNDGEHAILGNTEVLNQFVDDLRSIAAGRAKDEKIIWFEGPTATGKSELKRCLVNGLREYSKTPEGRRYTVEWNVTTADVEDRSLSYGIDPTAADDTHWYESPVQAHPLSVFPDGIREDLLDELNDGLEDHVPVRVDAALDPFSREAYDYLEEYYRREGKDALFSAITDDQHLRVKNYVVDVGQGVGVLHSEDDGRPKERLVGSWMHGMLQELDSRGRKNPQAFSYDGVLSQGNGVLSIVEDAAQHADLLQKLLNVPDEQSVKLDQGIGMDVDTQMLIISNPDLEAQLNQHADRNGMDPLKALKRRLDRHQFGYLTNLSLESELIRRELTNETEVWEADRYDDLAERIREPVAVTVKNRDGEPRTREFAPHAIEAAALYAVVTRLDEEDLPNGLDLVDKALIFDQGYLQEGDTRRDKDEFDFGGDGNDGDHGIPVTYTRDTLAELLQTDRDRHHSELSVEDVVMPRDVLNTMAEGLSEAPVFSTGERSEFENRVVPVKNYIFDQQESDVIEAIMHDRRVDEETVAEYVEHVYAWETDEPLYNDRGERVEPDPLKMKLFEVEHLGRFSEAEYEGNMPRESVRNFRREKVITSLNRHAWEHRNEDFSVEDVDLAAIPVIKSVLESHDWDDVERTFEDFDPRQWDDPPSGTETETVKERTIETMVDRFDYSEASAELTSRHVMGQVCYRWD
- a CDS encoding PrkA family serine protein kinase, which codes for MNGDIETLEKLSTDYKESMPADLRETKSFDWYLEECYEDPKITRNAHQRVADMFDYYGTAYDETEGVVEYELASVDPLGDGENTFYGKVIHQSIHEFVNKVKSGARRLGPERRIKLLLGPVGSGKSHFDKQVRKYLEDYTLREEGRMYTFRWTNLCDVIQDQDPADDTVRSPMNQDPLVLLPLEQRQRVIDDLNGNLDAPYTIQNEQALDPESEFYMDRLLAYYEDDLQQVLENHVEIIRLVADENKRQCLETFEPKDKKNQDETELTGDVNYSKIAIYGESDPRAFDYSGAFCNANRGVFSGEELLKLQREFLYDFLHATQEQTIKPKNNPRIDIDQVIVGRTNMPEYKDKKGDEKMEAFNDRTKRIDFPYVLSYEDEALIYDKMLNNADVPDINVEPHTLEMAGLFGVLTRIEEPDTETVDLLSKAKAYNGEIDEGDDIDPKKLREEAEQKAEIGEGMVGVSPRFIGDEIAEAIMDSKHRSRGFLSPLTVFNFFEENLEHHGSIPEENFETYYRYLETVREEYRERAIEDVRHALAYDIDEIQRQGEKYMDHVMAYIDDDTIEDELTGREQEPDETFLRSVEEKLAVPEDRKEDFRQEVSNWVSRRAREGEAFNPQDNERLRRALERKLWEDKKHNINFSALVSANEFDDEERSAWIDALMEQGYSEDGAKEVLEFAGAEVAKAEMED
- a CDS encoding DUF5820 family protein, translated to MTELESLPDAWEVWSAGDDGRLVLAYRPDVFNGEAFPAACLPTLYLTHGKRTRRPGTNPTDRTLEDDWFVTLYLEPDVSLNDTHRFETRAEGVECTLELARQFDNGEIDYRDLYQVPRERYFERLDELTGSGAES
- a CDS encoding UPF0179 family protein; this encodes MSTVTLVGSRLAEPGTEFVYHGEADGCAGCPYRSQCLNLSTGTKYRVTSVRENAQTLECAMHDGGVRAVEVEPVTVRANITTKGAFAGSKTSLPGPCPYVECPSHEYCEPDGAAFDEEYRIQEIVGDPPHDVCHLDRSLELVELETEE
- a CDS encoding winged helix-turn-helix transcriptional regulator, encoding MVSPGSSSRHQDRDAACPVVESLEQIGSQWRLAVLHTLLDGEHRFNELKRATGANARTLSRVLDDLGEMGFVERRLEEDAPIATYYSLTEKGESLEPVFDEIACWADSWLDEDALEA
- a CDS encoding SRPBCC family protein, which codes for MTRLQVASTPDGRRLEASHVFPAPPEEVWELLVDTRRWPEWSPVITGVEATDRRVRTGTTGRVNIPGVWLPFEITSCADYRWTWRVARLPATGHRVDDLGERRCRLVFEFPLRASGYAPVGLRSLERIETLLEEQEGTR
- the tenA gene encoding thiaminase II: MAFSDRLLEGGEPIWDAQKNHPFVRELAAGTLEEAAFLHWVRQDYRYLLDYARVFAIAGSKARDEETMTHLFGVAHEILDFEMDLHREFAADYGIAPAELETVEKAPTCVAYTNFLVRTAHEGSLAAIAAAIYPCGQGYLDIAEYMADLADGDHRYTPFIEKYTSEEFREAVDWMRTFVDRCGERYPGEREAMEQAFLTSAKLEHRFWEMAYTQEGWELETDADAP
- a CDS encoding CBS domain-containing protein, with product MELPTPADLRQRRTELGLTQSELADKAEVSQPLIARIEGGDVDPRLSTLRRIVNALEKAESDVVRAANLMNEAVVSVAPDDPVSEAARKMEAEAYSQLAVIQNGIPVGSISQSDLVHLDSEARDEPIEEHMSESFPTVSKDATLDEISNLLEHYKAVMITEAGETVGIITEADIAARFS
- a CDS encoding DUF555 domain-containing protein, producing MGNYLVAMEAAWLVRDVEEIDDAIGVAVSEAGKRLNSENMDYVEVEVGATGCPACGEPFDSAFVAADTALVGLALEMEVFNADGEEHASRIAKSEVGGALRDVPLSVVEIVETPDDE
- the psmB gene encoding archaeal proteasome endopeptidase complex subunit beta, translating into MRTPTHDSDFSRTSSQLSADMNPYEPEVGSLPQNDLSRADLDNVNKTGTTTIGITTADGVVIATDMRASLGGRFVSNKNVQKVEQIHPTGALTMVGSVGGAQSFISSLRAEVNLYEARRGEAMSIDALATLAGNFARGGPFFAIHPILGGVDEEGSHVYSIDPAGGVMEDDYTVTGSGMQLAYGHLEQSYEEDMSNEEAKTVAARGIKSAAERDTGSGNGVFLCEITDEGVDIHGHTDFDEVI